One Hordeum vulgare subsp. vulgare chromosome 4H, MorexV3_pseudomolecules_assembly, whole genome shotgun sequence DNA window includes the following coding sequences:
- the LOC123451120 gene encoding B3 domain-containing protein Os03g0619600-like isoform X2 gives MCFHDPCFSAYKTLTGGEMSNSCECCKRYWTHLHGKVKCFFTHMDRNSGHSMVMPESFVNCFAWKLSGTIELEAPNGNVYDVRITERRNKTLLRSGWGAFVDANHIVESDSLMFRHRGNCRFKVVVFDSSGCEKVVSCARRQGNTNDQAPSTNSTDILTSFTDGNTHSSARGRSDDYCRKRAKKDAIAYPSEGSSEDSPYEHQSSESDDQMLPTPVYVLSGKCYVTDEDEASIIALAQEIQPEMPLLVVMMTKPSVKPYPDLVIPKDYALAHFPRKNQTIKLQLPDQSKKWYCEFRVKSDGGHFNLKECGFARDNHLLEGDMCVFHPMMNRKGRTFKVMVHLLCKASIDHTSSKNGLTSKKNVPTLCIKEDTNEGEEIPSLGHEEHGINDEEPYMMPRGTCLTRLQKKKVLGKVEAIGSDLHIYIAVMTRSSILVSLYSATYLREGSGSLVLQVEGKSQVWHDEMREKGGAMRIRAGWTSFASDNNLREGDICLFELMKNEGGPKKMMVYIIRRELC, from the exons ATGTGCTTTCATGATCCATGTTTTTCCGCTTACAAGACATTAACAGGCGGCGAGATGAGCAACTCCTGTGAGTGCTGCAAGAGATACTGGACTCATTTGCATGGCAAGGTCAAGTGTTTCTTCACGCACATGGACAGAAACTCTGGGCATAGCATG GTCATGCCAGAGAGCTTTGTCAACTGTTTCGCGTGGAAGCTGTCAGGCACCATTGAGCTAGAAGCCCCCAATGGTAATGTGTATGATGTTAGAATTACTGAGCGTAGGAACAAAACATTACTCAGATCTGGGTGGGGGGCGTTTGTCGACGCCAATCATATAGTAGAGAGCGACTCGTTGATGTTTCGACACCGTGGAAACTGTCGCTTCAAGGTTGTGGTCTTTGATTCTAGTGGTTGTGAGAAAGTGGTGTCCTGTGCTCGCAGACAGGGTAATACCAATGATCAAGCACCAAGCACAAATTCTACAGACATTTTGACCAGTTTCACTGATGGTAATACTCATTCGTCAGCACGAGGACGATCAGATGATTACTGTAGAAAACGAGCAAAGAAAGATGCAATAGCTTATCCTTCGGAGGGTTCGTCAG AAGATAGTCCTTATGAGCATCAGTCATCTGAGTCCGATGATCAGATGCTCCCAACGCCTGTTTATGTGTTATCAGGGAAGTGCTATGTAACGGATGAAGATGAGGCCAGTATAATTGCACTTGCCCAGGAAATTCAACCTGAAATGCCTCTGCTTGTGGTTATGATGACGAAACCCAGTGTGAAACCATATCCTGATCTG GTAATTCCCAAGGATTACGCACTCGCACACTTTCCACGCAAAAACCAGACTATCAAACTACAGCTGCCTGACCAGAGCAAGAAATGGTACTGTGAGTTCCGTGTCAAATCTGATGGAGGTCATTTCAATCTAAAAGAGTGTGGCTTTGCCCGTGACAATCATTTACTGGAGGGAGATATGTGCGTCTTTCATCCCATGATGAATCGTAAGGGTAGAACATTCAAAGTCATGGTCCATCTGCTTTGCAAAGCAAGCATTGATCATACCTCCAGTAAAAATGGTTTGACAAGCAAAAAGAATGTTCCAACATTGTGTATTAAGGAGGATACAAATGAAG GAGAAGAAATCCCTTCTTTGGGACATGAAGAACATGGAATCAATGATGAAGAACCCTACATGATGCCAAGGGGTACCTGTCTAACGCGACTGCAGAAGAAGAAAGTTTTGGGGAAAGTTGAAGCCATCGGATCAGATCTACACATCTACATTGCAGTCATGACCAGGAGCAGTATCCTCGTCTCCCTA TACTCTGCCACGTACCTTCGGGAGGGGAGCGGAAGTTTGGTGCTTCAGGTGGAGGGGAAGAGCCAGGTATGGCATGACGAGATGCGCGAAAAGGGGGGTGCCATGAGGATACGTGCAGGCTGGACTTCTTTTGCCAGCGACAACAACCTGCGGGAGGGGGACATCTGCCTCTTCGAGCTGATGAAAAACGAGGGGGGACCGAAGAAGATGATGGTCTATATCATTCGCCGTGAGCTTTGCTAG
- the LOC123451120 gene encoding B3 domain-containing protein Os03g0619600-like isoform X3, which translates to MSNSCECCKRYWTHLHGKVKCFFTHMDRNSGHSMVMPESFVNCFAWKLSGTIELEAPNGNVYDVRITERRNKTLLRSGWGAFVDANHIVESDSLMFRHRGNCRFKVVVFDSSGCEKVVSCARRQGNTNDQAPSTNSTDILTSFTDGNTHSSARGRSDDYCRKRAKKDAIAYPSEGSSEDSPYEHQSSESDDQMLPTPVYVLSGKCYVTDEDEASIIALAQEIQPEMPLLVVMMTKPSVKPYPDLVIPKDYALAHFPRKNQTIKLQLPDQSKKWYCEFRVKSDGGHFNLKECGFARDNHLLEGDMCVFHPMMNRKGRTFKVMVHLLCKASIDHTSSKNGLTSKKNVPTLCIKEDTNEGEEIPSLGHEEHGINDEEPYMMPRGTCLTRLQKKKVLGKVEAIGSDLHIYIAVMTRSSILVSLSFAIKYSATYLREGSGSLVLQVEGKSQVWHDEMREKGGAMRIRAGWTSFASDNNLREGDICLFELMKNEGGPKKMMVYIIRRELC; encoded by the exons ATGAGCAACTCCTGTGAGTGCTGCAAGAGATACTGGACTCATTTGCATGGCAAGGTCAAGTGTTTCTTCACGCACATGGACAGAAACTCTGGGCATAGCATG GTCATGCCAGAGAGCTTTGTCAACTGTTTCGCGTGGAAGCTGTCAGGCACCATTGAGCTAGAAGCCCCCAATGGTAATGTGTATGATGTTAGAATTACTGAGCGTAGGAACAAAACATTACTCAGATCTGGGTGGGGGGCGTTTGTCGACGCCAATCATATAGTAGAGAGCGACTCGTTGATGTTTCGACACCGTGGAAACTGTCGCTTCAAGGTTGTGGTCTTTGATTCTAGTGGTTGTGAGAAAGTGGTGTCCTGTGCTCGCAGACAGGGTAATACCAATGATCAAGCACCAAGCACAAATTCTACAGACATTTTGACCAGTTTCACTGATGGTAATACTCATTCGTCAGCACGAGGACGATCAGATGATTACTGTAGAAAACGAGCAAAGAAAGATGCAATAGCTTATCCTTCGGAGGGTTCGTCAG AAGATAGTCCTTATGAGCATCAGTCATCTGAGTCCGATGATCAGATGCTCCCAACGCCTGTTTATGTGTTATCAGGGAAGTGCTATGTAACGGATGAAGATGAGGCCAGTATAATTGCACTTGCCCAGGAAATTCAACCTGAAATGCCTCTGCTTGTGGTTATGATGACGAAACCCAGTGTGAAACCATATCCTGATCTG GTAATTCCCAAGGATTACGCACTCGCACACTTTCCACGCAAAAACCAGACTATCAAACTACAGCTGCCTGACCAGAGCAAGAAATGGTACTGTGAGTTCCGTGTCAAATCTGATGGAGGTCATTTCAATCTAAAAGAGTGTGGCTTTGCCCGTGACAATCATTTACTGGAGGGAGATATGTGCGTCTTTCATCCCATGATGAATCGTAAGGGTAGAACATTCAAAGTCATGGTCCATCTGCTTTGCAAAGCAAGCATTGATCATACCTCCAGTAAAAATGGTTTGACAAGCAAAAAGAATGTTCCAACATTGTGTATTAAGGAGGATACAAATGAAG GAGAAGAAATCCCTTCTTTGGGACATGAAGAACATGGAATCAATGATGAAGAACCCTACATGATGCCAAGGGGTACCTGTCTAACGCGACTGCAGAAGAAGAAAGTTTTGGGGAAAGTTGAAGCCATCGGATCAGATCTACACATCTACATTGCAGTCATGACCAGGAGCAGTATCCTCGTCTCCCTA TCTTTTGCCATAAAGTACTCTGCCACGTACCTTCGGGAGGGGAGCGGAAGTTTGGTGCTTCAGGTGGAGGGGAAGAGCCAGGTATGGCATGACGAGATGCGCGAAAAGGGGGGTGCCATGAGGATACGTGCAGGCTGGACTTCTTTTGCCAGCGACAACAACCTGCGGGAGGGGGACATCTGCCTCTTCGAGCTGATGAAAAACGAGGGGGGACCGAAGAAGATGATGGTCTATATCATTCGCCGTGAGCTTTGCTAG
- the LOC123451120 gene encoding B3 domain-containing protein Os03g0620400-like isoform X1 has product MCFHDPCFSAYKTLTGGEMSNSCECCKRYWTHLHGKVKCFFTHMDRNSGHSMVMPESFVNCFAWKLSGTIELEAPNGNVYDVRITERRNKTLLRSGWGAFVDANHIVESDSLMFRHRGNCRFKVVVFDSSGCEKVVSCARRQGNTNDQAPSTNSTDILTSFTDGNTHSSARGRSDDYCRKRAKKDAIAYPSEGSSEDSPYEHQSSESDDQMLPTPVYVLSGKCYVTDEDEASIIALAQEIQPEMPLLVVMMTKPSVKPYPDLVIPKDYALAHFPRKNQTIKLQLPDQSKKWYCEFRVKSDGGHFNLKECGFARDNHLLEGDMCVFHPMMNRKGRTFKVMVHLLCKASIDHTSSKNGLTSKKNVPTLCIKEDTNEGEEIPSLGHEEHGINDEEPYMMPRGTCLTRLQKKKVLGKVEAIGSDLHIYIAVMTRSSILVSLSFAIKYSATYLREGSGSLVLQVEGKSQVWHDEMREKGGAMRIRAGWTSFASDNNLREGDICLFELMKNEGGPKKMMVYIIRRELC; this is encoded by the exons ATGTGCTTTCATGATCCATGTTTTTCCGCTTACAAGACATTAACAGGCGGCGAGATGAGCAACTCCTGTGAGTGCTGCAAGAGATACTGGACTCATTTGCATGGCAAGGTCAAGTGTTTCTTCACGCACATGGACAGAAACTCTGGGCATAGCATG GTCATGCCAGAGAGCTTTGTCAACTGTTTCGCGTGGAAGCTGTCAGGCACCATTGAGCTAGAAGCCCCCAATGGTAATGTGTATGATGTTAGAATTACTGAGCGTAGGAACAAAACATTACTCAGATCTGGGTGGGGGGCGTTTGTCGACGCCAATCATATAGTAGAGAGCGACTCGTTGATGTTTCGACACCGTGGAAACTGTCGCTTCAAGGTTGTGGTCTTTGATTCTAGTGGTTGTGAGAAAGTGGTGTCCTGTGCTCGCAGACAGGGTAATACCAATGATCAAGCACCAAGCACAAATTCTACAGACATTTTGACCAGTTTCACTGATGGTAATACTCATTCGTCAGCACGAGGACGATCAGATGATTACTGTAGAAAACGAGCAAAGAAAGATGCAATAGCTTATCCTTCGGAGGGTTCGTCAG AAGATAGTCCTTATGAGCATCAGTCATCTGAGTCCGATGATCAGATGCTCCCAACGCCTGTTTATGTGTTATCAGGGAAGTGCTATGTAACGGATGAAGATGAGGCCAGTATAATTGCACTTGCCCAGGAAATTCAACCTGAAATGCCTCTGCTTGTGGTTATGATGACGAAACCCAGTGTGAAACCATATCCTGATCTG GTAATTCCCAAGGATTACGCACTCGCACACTTTCCACGCAAAAACCAGACTATCAAACTACAGCTGCCTGACCAGAGCAAGAAATGGTACTGTGAGTTCCGTGTCAAATCTGATGGAGGTCATTTCAATCTAAAAGAGTGTGGCTTTGCCCGTGACAATCATTTACTGGAGGGAGATATGTGCGTCTTTCATCCCATGATGAATCGTAAGGGTAGAACATTCAAAGTCATGGTCCATCTGCTTTGCAAAGCAAGCATTGATCATACCTCCAGTAAAAATGGTTTGACAAGCAAAAAGAATGTTCCAACATTGTGTATTAAGGAGGATACAAATGAAG GAGAAGAAATCCCTTCTTTGGGACATGAAGAACATGGAATCAATGATGAAGAACCCTACATGATGCCAAGGGGTACCTGTCTAACGCGACTGCAGAAGAAGAAAGTTTTGGGGAAAGTTGAAGCCATCGGATCAGATCTACACATCTACATTGCAGTCATGACCAGGAGCAGTATCCTCGTCTCCCTA TCTTTTGCCATAAAGTACTCTGCCACGTACCTTCGGGAGGGGAGCGGAAGTTTGGTGCTTCAGGTGGAGGGGAAGAGCCAGGTATGGCATGACGAGATGCGCGAAAAGGGGGGTGCCATGAGGATACGTGCAGGCTGGACTTCTTTTGCCAGCGACAACAACCTGCGGGAGGGGGACATCTGCCTCTTCGAGCTGATGAAAAACGAGGGGGGACCGAAGAAGATGATGGTCTATATCATTCGCCGTGAGCTTTGCTAG